tgccattgcccgtctccaagacacctggggacaagtttccaggtgggtagtgggtggtctgctctccagccaagcaccatgagggtgaggtggcccaggcagcctgatttgggccggcatgtcccccaaagtcagctgagaccacctgggagacagcgaatgccgggcacagggactgacctgggtgctgggtctctgagtctctcagcgcccttcggccagcagttccgtcccagggattcatttccttccagaccagatcctggcttgagcccaggtggagattctcaggtgtttcctttgcagcaacagaagcctctatgcagctgaaaccaacactgttccaaagagatctgtttgggacatctgggaatggaggccccaagggacaagaggagaggcccctccgcagtcccatggggaccttagagctcagagcaccccagcgaaatccctcatccaggtcccaggcagtttggatctgctgggttctcaaataaatgggacttgccttcaagcatcccacagtttttcttgcttgctttctttctttctttctttccccaccccgcagggagagttctcgaacctggaagaagtgggtcaggagagagaaacgcgtgagcagggagctgctggtgcaggtaacctggaggctggagatctggaaggaggccagaaggagaggggaggggggcatcccgaggggatcctaggaggtgaggctatggcaaggctcggcccaggctgggggtcagagagccccgTGAGGGTGaggcaggccggggccactcggccaggtcccccaagacaccctgccctccccctccctgtctgttcagctggggtctggacacacccctggagtccagaggtcggggccttggtcagatttggagccagggctggggtgaaggcagcggggacagggcctgtagctggcacggggagcggcctctcccagtgggtccttgagccagtcactgcccctctgggggcctccgtctcctcctctgggaagtggagggaaatgatcagcggtgcaggcctcccagcggggtgctaccatccaagggaggacaggaacgggaggagatttgtgccggctcctcctcgagaggtgaggggagagcagtgatgacacgcagatgactctgagtcctcaggagactcctggaagcaggtgacgttctcctcacacttttcagctgaggaaagagggccagggaggcctgggcaggcccaaggtcacacaggactgagtcctggagccaggactggtctagaatcagagcaccctggaggtgggagcagcagaggcagcaggggactggagccgatggccagggtctgagatcaggggccttgggggacatgcggaggggagtatgggcgcactgaccctgtcctcggccccgacaggaggcgacctccgtgttaaagactgcagagagggcccgccagggagcccaggagaggcagcggcagcaggtgagggtgactgtgggggaggggcccaggagtcagaggagagggggctccccctcccagctggagacctccctcaggagaggggccttcctcctcaggcgaatctgctgtggctgccaagcatgacgggcctgcagtggcagtgagcaggaggaggcctggaagggctggcagcagggcagatttggggtggggaagggcaggggccactgcccctgggaggggccaacagccagccctgggacttgactgatggagtttggtgttcctggacggaagcgggggagggaattgtgtgtgttggggtgtcccgacgatcctaggctgctctgtgtgggagcgtggggtgggcagcaggctgggctgaggggtttcaggggaaggttcatgggggcacctgagagcgggagctcatcaacatgcccatcccgatggcggcacagggtgtcgtcccctccctggtgacgttcttccgttccctggagctgctggacactacgatggaggattatgtggaggtgagtgagcctggaggtgggtccgggggctcaggctcctgagggtggggaggagagagtcctgtcctgagccctgagctctctgcatttggcaaaggtcctctcagcagggcctccagcctcgtgtgggagttagggtgtcaggcccatctccccagtgggtgatgcaggctctgcataagccaccgtccaggttccctgggctgctgaggctcagagctgcctgactgtgtggccgcaggaggtggtgtctgagctggactcagcctctccctctggccctgccagtgagggaagagaagtcgggcccctcccagtcaggaagcacatcagaggctgagctgtcccttcctgcctgaggcctcagtctccccacgtgtcatcagagagggttgggtcacaaggtctgttgcctcagttgctctgcgccccctgctctggagcccagagactggcccaggtccaagtccgggctctggatgggcctgcccactggcagtagtgcaacattgcaagaggtgtggacgggggctagtgctggcccaagggggctgtttctgatggactgcggctgtctgctttccagggcaatgtgctcaactgtcggaaatggaatgaggtaagcggctgcggcctcccggtggggagggtgggggttggaaatcagagacccccccgcagtgggcaggaccccctctggcccaatccccattTGGATTGggacatttatttgcacagttcgatatacagagctagggatcctatggcattggcgggtgggggaagggctggcatcaaagactccttcctggaggaggagctattttgggccaagtgtgagagcaggcaagccctgactggaatcgcagggagggagggttcccaagtgggcaaaggccccagactggccccttgcccccttcctcaccccctccacgagccctgcagggtcccccactcaggccctgtgggcatcctgtgcttgctctgtcctagcaattcaaactgatggacgagatcgagctgctccaggaggctgcaaatctgtacaccgtgcagcccgacgagcactttggggcctggttccaggccgtggagcccctgagcaaggaggagaggtgagtcgggtcgggagttgggggagggcagggcagcctctctctgctgaccagctccagagcccatggccgttgctccatggtcagcccctgatccgattgcatggcgacccctggggcccttcgaccccagctgctggcaggctccaggatgcacatgtgatgtgtggctcctgagagctcccagctccgctctgtcctgtagctacagcctgtcctgccagctggagccccgataccactgggtcagaaagattcgactcttcttcaaaggcaagaagaaccgctcaggccagagtgagtgtccagaccggcagtggctgaaaccatgggctcaggaaacattcaggctgagcgtgggcctggggaggcagacagctggccctgggttccagctccactgctgagcagtcccgtcctgggcgattgcactcacgtttctgggactggtttcctcctctgtgaagtgggtgatgctaaatatcagcccctgtgtcagggacagatggggtgctcttggctgactgagcactgagcacagggctggagcacagagcgcagtgggggccgggatggggtgtgcactgtggttccagggcaggtcgctcaggaaatgcctctctttctccagacaccagacccccaaccaagggcccagtggtggtggtcgatgaccctcctgagaccagctgagctacagcggggacacagcattgacactcagggtgcacagggccacctcccctgattctgatgaggagaactttgtgatccgtttcttggggtcccctgttggccacgagagaaggcaccaacccctcttccccctccccccttttgcccagcacctatttccctatttggcggggccatattttgttgtcaatggtaaatgctccgtttgagtattatattaaattgttgcttctttctaatcctgggagtggaggtgtgagtctttcgctcgcagcactcatggaaaccagatccagaaactcacattcctcctcgaatttagaaatctcccagagtgagcggctcagtttatgtggagaagggagaagtgccagtcccctccctggctactgaaggacttgcccaagtgcccctcccgccgaggacaggatcattgcagtgtggttcaccctgtccaggagcagagatggcccctccgacctcttgggactaagcggttggaggcgttttctcagccagagccacaaccactaagctgggtgtgtctgtcaaagtagcacgtgcctgtccctagcacacgtcctgcccaggacagtggctgccttttgacactctgccggaagagggaacattttcccggtttctcttgcacacagattaggaccttgttttctgattcagtctccgcaatggcttcagctctaagtggggaaaataccgtcaaaagctcaaaacgtgcacatagagaggatgaggccagaggaaggtcctgtggacatggaccatgggcaggcaggactcttccttctcgggcccactaggggctccctgttcacctctgacctagactggatccccctgggcttctggtccctgactccgaataccatttcctgcttgttgcctgtccaaggggaaagctgtgggatgcagcttttagggcctcagccagttctccctccataaacctagtgctcccaacaatctgttccagaaaatataaccagagacaacactttccaactcatcttatgagcccagcagtaccctaaaagcaaaactagggtttaaaagtagggaaaacttgagaacagcaagtctcagaaatgagcagttactgtcttctacaaatattagaaaactgaagccaacaatgtaaaacaatcatacaccaggacaaagaggaaatttattcaggtatgcaaggttgtatcagcattccaaaatcaaatcaatgtgatccaccctgtcacaggctaaaggagaaatttatacaTATCTGTCAGTTGATATGGGGGGGCAAGTCATCAAATAGTACATATTAGAAATGTCAGGTTCTTTTTCTATCAATTGCACCTCATTAAAGCTCTTACAAAAATGAACATAGATTAGAATTTACACTTtcacaaacttttagaaaatggaacagagacctaaatgtaatgcAAAACAATACAACTTCTAAAAAGATTATGCAACAAACTCTAAGTGGACTCGAATCTGGAATTATGTTATTAAGATACAAACTGAAAATGTAATCTATGAAAAAAAACTGATGttagactttatttattattttggtaaggaaggttgaccctgagctaacatctgtgccgattttcctctatttgtcctgtgggatgctgtcacggcatggcttgacaagctgtgtgtaggtctacacccaggatccgaacctgtgaaccccaggctgccgaagtggagtgcgtgaacttcaccactgtgccagcgggctggccccaagttagactttattaaattaaaaactcctgctttgtGGAAGGCAAAATTGATGAGTCAAAGGACAAATTACAGACTGGCAGACGATATTCGCAAAACAgatatatgataaagaaaatatgtccaagatatatgtaaagaattcttaaaagtcaaccacaacagggggctggccctgtggctgagtggttacgtccgcgcgctctgctgcaggcatcccagtgttttgctggttcgaatcctgggtgcagacatggcactgctcatcaagccacgctgaggcagtgtcccacgtgccacaactagaagaacccacaatgagaaatatgcaactatgtgctggggggctttggggagaaaaaggaaaaaataaaatcttcaaaaaaaaaaagtcaaccacaacaaaaaaataaacaaccttattgaaaaatgggcaaaagacctgaatatatccctcaccaaagaagacatacagatggcaaacgagCCTGAGGACAGACAACCACCGCCACAGGTCATTCgggaatttcaaataaaacctcaatgagacacttctacacacctattagaactgataaatgcaggaaactgacaataccaactgcacgtgaggatgtggggcaaagcaaactctcattcattgcgatctggaaagcaaaatggtacagccataacagaagacagtttggcagtttcttacaaagatgAGCATAgtcttaccacacaatccagcaactgcattcttaggtatttacccaagtaatttggaaataggtttacaaaacacctgtgggctaatatagatagtagctttatttatactttctaagcactggaaatgaccaagatgttcttcaataggtgAGTGGAGAAAGAACCGGGGTACGGCTATaaaatggattattattatttagtgataaaaggaaacaaagcattaagtcacaaaaagacatgaatgaattttaacgcttatttctaagtgaaagaagcgatCTGAAGAGGCTATTGTAGAACACCAATTTTAtgtcattctagaaaaggcaaatgtatagagacaataaaatgtcagtagtagCACGGTcttcatggaagaggaaggagagtcgaATGGATAAAGCACAAGGGATTTTTTAGTGCAGTGAAACTCTTCTGCATAATACTGTAAATATGGAAAAAACCTTAGATAGTTATCAAAACTCTGAATTTTATAGCACAGAGAGTGAAACAATGTGTGCAAGCAAAAAGCCACGTATGTGTCCAAGAAAATTCCCAAAGTGAATGAAAACTGTGGaaaaaatctaactgtattacaaatgtatgaaacagtcTGAATGAAGGGAGTGGGTGAAAAGgtgcagaaatatgtaatttgggaagtgagtcgagtctgtaaaactgaagatgaaagaaactgtGCAGACGCACTGTATTGTAGCTGATAAAGTTGTGACCCGGGGGGTATTGTTAACAATGCTGATACTTCTATCCATGTGGACTGAAAATGAGCAGATAAGTAAATGGACAGTGAACAGTGGGCACAAGGTTATTATTTGGAGTaggagtttacagataagcaaggagaagaggctagaatgatccacgtggtgatagagttggagacatcagtatgaacttacTTTAGCTGAACATAGACACAGAAGGCtgtgtatagatatatttataggtGTTTGAATACACACAGGCTACTACACACAGATATATTTCCCTGCTATGTCCGCTGAAAGAACCTAATGCCCTGACAGCTGCAAACACACCTGGTACCCAGGTCTTAATTCTAATACCACAGtccaacaaaaggaaacagggtTCCTTGTAGAAATAACCAATTCTAGGATTCGAgaaggaaatgtaagaaaatgagactaaagtgtcattcaacataagaaagtcatgaaatgctactcaaaaaaagccaagaatGCTGGGGGGACACCAAAGGGACACATCGACTAACTGAAGGAGCTCTCAAtcgccaaagctggaacaacctgagaaacaaaataaataaagttgttggATTATAATCCGGAGAATGTATGAATATCAATACTGTAACaatgtaaataactgaataataaggaaatgaaaagacacaaatctCCTGTGCGGGAGAATACCAATGATTCACTCGGACATTCTGCTCTAAAGGAGGTCGAGGCTAACTCTCCGCTTCTTAGGCACGGGCTGCACAGACAAAAGTCCCTACAAAGGGCACAGTGTGGACAGAGGGGACAGAGTGACTGTGCAGGGGAGACATCTGACAAACgctgcctcagccaggtgaccaacaTTAACATCAATGGGGGGAAGTCACAGGGAGAGCATGGACCCTTGAAATGATGAGATGAAAATGGCAATTTACCTCTCTGATCTTCTTGTCCCAAATCCATAatcccaatctaatcatgagaataaaacaaattctGTTGGAGAACATTTTACGAAACACCTCACCATTACTCCCTAAAACTACCAAGTTCTTCAAGAACAAGGAAAGCCCAAGAACCTGTCACAGCCAGGGGAGGCTAGGCAGAAAGGACTAAATGTAGTGTAGGATAGCAGACAGGATGTGTTCATAAGAGCAGAAACTGCGAGCGGAGCTgagggaaactctctgtactatcacAGCAAGTTTTTGTAACTGTACAactgttcaaaaaataaagtgaattaaaaatcagAGTACTAGCGAAATGCAAAATACCTGGAAACCATGAGTTCTGAACATGTCTCCAGACTCCATTATGTGCCCTGCACAAGCACTGTCACTACAGTcacattcttcatgaaataggataatgataccaaattcatagtttctgggagatttaaataatgaatataacatTTCTGGCATTGTTTCTAGTAAAAATTCACTacttaatggaaaaattaattgGAATTTTGGGATACATTATT
The genomic region above belongs to Equus asinus isolate D_3611 breed Donkey unplaced genomic scaffold, EquAss-T2T_v2 contig_2, whole genome shotgun sequence and contains:
- the LOC139043317 gene encoding ral guanine nucleotide dissociation stimulator-like produces the protein MDEIELLQEAANLYTVQPDEHFGAWFQAVEPLSKEESYSLSCQLEPRYHWVRKIRLFFKGKKNRSGQNTRPPTKGPVVVVDDPPETS